The Anguilla rostrata isolate EN2019 chromosome 18, ASM1855537v3, whole genome shotgun sequence genome has a window encoding:
- the LOC135244598 gene encoding coiled-coil domain-containing protein 6-like, translating into MADSASESDTDGAGSTTAAPQSTTPSSASSKPGIVISPFRLEELTNRLASLQQENKVLKIELETFKLKCKALQEENRDLRKASVTIQARAEQEEEFISNTLFKKIQALQKEKETLAVNYEKEEEFLTNELSRKLMQLQHEKAELEQHLEQEQEFQVNKLMKKIKKLENDTISKQLTLEQLRREKIDLENTLEQEQEALVNRLWKRMDKLEAEKRILQEKLDQPLSAPPSPRDISMEIDSPENMMRHIRFLKNEVERLKKNLRITELQHTEKRAQYIEEERHMREENVRLQRKLQREMERREALCRQLSESESSLEMDDERYFNEMSAQGLRPRTVSSPIPYTPSPSSSRPISPGLSYGSHTVGFTPPATLTRAGMSYYNTPGLHVHVGGSHGVARPSPRRSNSPDKFKRPTPPPSPNTQSMAQPPPPPPPPAQPMVLSSSAQNAPPLQSQASQP; encoded by the exons TGATACCGATGGTGCAGGGAGCACCACAGCCGCCCCGCAGTCGACTACGCCTTCTTCAGCTTCCAGCAAGCCGGGCATAGTCATTTCCCCGTTCCGACTGGAGGAGTTAACGAACCGACTGGCCTCGCTGCAGCAAGAGAACAAAGTGCTAAAAATCGAGCTAGAAACGTTCAAACTGAAGTGCAAAGCGCTGCAGGAGGAGAACCGGGATCTGCGTAAAGCTAGCGTCACCATT CAAGCCAGGGCAGAGCAAGAGGAGGAGTTCATCAGCAACACGCTGTTCAAGAAGATCCAGGCCctgcagaaggagaaggagacgCTTGCTGTCAACTACGAGAAAGAAGAGGAGTTCCTCACCAATGAGCTCTCGCGCAAACTTATGCAA ctGCAGCATGAAAAGGCGGAGCTGGAGCAGCacctggagcaggagcaggagttcCAGGTCAACAAGCTGATGAAGAAGATCAAGAAGCTGGAGAACGACACCATCTCCAAGCAGCTGACCCTGGAGCAG CTGAGGCGTGAGAAAATTGACCTTGAGaacacactggagcaggagcaggaagcCCTGGTCAATCGGCTGTGGAAGAGGATGGACAAGCTGGAGGCGGAGAAGAG AATTCTGCAGGAGAAGCTGGACCAGCCCCTGTCCGCCCCTCCGTCTCCCAGGGACATCTCCATGGAGATCGACTCCCCGGAGAACATGATGCGGCACATCCGCTTCCTGAAGAACGAGGTGGAGCGCCTGAAGAAGAACCTGCGAATCACCGAGCTGCAAC ACACGGAGAAGCGGGCGCAGTACATTGAGGAGGAGCGGCACATGCGGGAGGAGAACGTCCGGCTGCAGAGGAAGCTCCAGCGGGAGATGGAGCGCAGGGAGGCGCTGTGCCGCCAGCTGTCCGAGAGCGAGTCCAGCCTGGAGATGGACGACGAGAG GTATTTTAATGAGATGTCTGCACAAGGTCTTCGCCCCCGCACTGTGTCCAGCCCCATCCCGTATACGCCCTCCCCCAGCTCCAGCAGACCGATCTCACCCG gcCTGTCGTACGGCAGTCACACGGTGGGCTTCACTCCCCCGGCGACCCTGACCAGAGCGGGCATGTCCTACTACAACACGCCCGGGCTGCACGTGCACGTGGGCGGCTCCCACGGCGTGGCG AGGCCTTCTCCGAGAAGAAGCAACAGCCCCGACAAGTTCAAACGTCCCACGCCGCCGCCCTCCCCCAACACGCAGTCGATGGCTcagcccccgccgccgccccccccgcccgcgcaGCCCATGGTCCTGTCCTCTTCCGCCCAGAACGCGCCCCCCCTGCAGTCCCAGGCCTCGCAGCCGTAG
- the LOC135244950 gene encoding monocarboxylate transporter 9-like isoform X1, translating into MCSQTQDKAPDGGWGWVIVAASFASHFLAYGSPQSVGVLYPEWLATFHEGKGLTAWVGSVTWGAGLIASPVCSACVVNFGARPVTVFSGVMVAGGMMLSAFAPSVQFLIFSYGTVVGLGCGLVYTATVTITCQYFDKRRGLALGIVSTGTSLGGFLYATGQNKLVELYGLEGCLLIVGAVSLNLMACAGLLRPLHPPGYYLRQREALQRAEEEEERGPARPEEPPQTAGTAAVAKDPLIAPDDPPPGCGRSLLRALGRRRNAYRAYARSTGRFLRDRVFAALCVALFLFTLGAFPPVLFMEDVAQSEGLVDGVGALPLVSIVAVATAPGKLALGAMADLRWVNSAHLYAFTMAATGLALLLIPASGSYAALQVLSAVVGFFSGNWSITPYITTRLVGIDRLPEAYGVLMFFGGFGYLLGPPVMGWFYDWTQSYDVAFYFSGGCVLLGGLFLFLSALPCWERTQREKARPEIQRASNCDKMASVA; encoded by the exons ATGTGCTCGCAGACGCAGGACAAGGCCCCGGACGGAGGCTGGGGCTGGGTGATTGTGGCGGCCTCCTTCGCCAGCCATTTCCTGGCCTACGGCTCGCCCCAGTCCGTGGGCGTGCTCTACCCGGAGTGGCTCGCCACCTTCCACGAGGGCAAGGGGCTGACCGCCTGGGTCGGGTCCGTCACCTGGGGGGCCGGACTGATCGCGA GTCCCGTATGCAGCGCCTGTGTGGTTAATTTCGGCGCCCGTCCCGTGACGGTCTTCAGTGGCGTCATGGTGGCGGGGGGGATGATGCTCAGCGCCTTCGCCCCCAGCGTGCAGTTCCTCATCTTCTCCTACGGCACGGTCGTCG GGCTCGGGTGTGGGCTGGTCTACACCGCGACCGTGACCATCACCTGCCAGTATTTTGACAAGAGGCGTGGCCTCGCCCTCGGCATCGTGTCGACAG GGACGAGTTTGGGCGGCTTCCTGTACGCCACCGGTCAGAACAAGCTGGTGGAGCTGTACGGGCTGGAGGGCTGCCTGCTCATCGTCGGCGCCGTCTCGCTCAACCTGATGGCCTGCGCCGGGCTGCTGAGGCCGCTGCACCCGCCGGGGTACTACCTCCGCCAGAGGGAGGCGCTGCAGcgcgcggaggaggaggaggagcggggccCCGCCCGGCCCGAGGAGCCCCCGCAGACCGCCGGCACCGCCGCTGTGGCCAAAGACCCGCTGATCGCCCCGGACGACCCGCCGCCgggctgtgggcggagcctgctgCGGGCGCTGGGGCGGCGGCGCAACGCTTACCGCGCGTACGCCCGCTCCACGGGCCGCTTCCTGCGGGACCGCGTCTTCGCCGCGCTCTGCGTCGCGCTCTTCCTGTTCACGCTGGGCGCCTTCCCGCCCGTGCTCTTCATGGAGGACGTGGCGCAGAGCGAGGGCCTGGTGGACGGCGTCGGCGCCCTGCCGCTGGTGTCCATCGTGGCCGTCGCCACGGCCCCCGGGAAGCTGGCGCTGGGCGCCATGGCGGACCTGCGCTGGGTGAACAGCGCCCACCTGTACGCCTTCACCATGGCGGCCACCGGCCTAGCGCTGCTGCTCATCCCCGCCTCCGGGAGCTACGCCGCCCTGCAGGTGCTCTCCGCCGTGGTGGGCTTCTTCTCCGGGAACTGGTCCATCACGCCCTACATCACCACCAGGCTCGTGGGCATCGACCGGCTGCCCGAGGCCTACGGGGTGCTCATGTTCTTCGGTGGGTTCGGATACCTGCTGGGGCCACCGGTCATGG GCTGGTTCTATGACTGGACTCAGTCCTACGATGTGGCGTTCTACTTCAGCGGGGGCTGCGTGCTCCTGGGGggtctcttcctctttctgtctgctctgCCTTGCTGGGAAAGGACGCAGAGAGAGAAGGCCAGGCCCGAAATCCAGCGCGCCAGCAACTGTGACAAAATGGCATCTGTGGCGTAA
- the LOC135244950 gene encoding monocarboxylate transporter 9-like isoform X2, which yields MVAGGMMLSAFAPSVQFLIFSYGTVVGLGCGLVYTATVTITCQYFDKRRGLALGIVSTGTSLGGFLYATGQNKLVELYGLEGCLLIVGAVSLNLMACAGLLRPLHPPGYYLRQREALQRAEEEEERGPARPEEPPQTAGTAAVAKDPLIAPDDPPPGCGRSLLRALGRRRNAYRAYARSTGRFLRDRVFAALCVALFLFTLGAFPPVLFMEDVAQSEGLVDGVGALPLVSIVAVATAPGKLALGAMADLRWVNSAHLYAFTMAATGLALLLIPASGSYAALQVLSAVVGFFSGNWSITPYITTRLVGIDRLPEAYGVLMFFGGFGYLLGPPVMGWFYDWTQSYDVAFYFSGGCVLLGGLFLFLSALPCWERTQREKARPEIQRASNCDKMASVA from the exons ATGGTGGCGGGGGGGATGATGCTCAGCGCCTTCGCCCCCAGCGTGCAGTTCCTCATCTTCTCCTACGGCACGGTCGTCG GGCTCGGGTGTGGGCTGGTCTACACCGCGACCGTGACCATCACCTGCCAGTATTTTGACAAGAGGCGTGGCCTCGCCCTCGGCATCGTGTCGACAG GGACGAGTTTGGGCGGCTTCCTGTACGCCACCGGTCAGAACAAGCTGGTGGAGCTGTACGGGCTGGAGGGCTGCCTGCTCATCGTCGGCGCCGTCTCGCTCAACCTGATGGCCTGCGCCGGGCTGCTGAGGCCGCTGCACCCGCCGGGGTACTACCTCCGCCAGAGGGAGGCGCTGCAGcgcgcggaggaggaggaggagcggggccCCGCCCGGCCCGAGGAGCCCCCGCAGACCGCCGGCACCGCCGCTGTGGCCAAAGACCCGCTGATCGCCCCGGACGACCCGCCGCCgggctgtgggcggagcctgctgCGGGCGCTGGGGCGGCGGCGCAACGCTTACCGCGCGTACGCCCGCTCCACGGGCCGCTTCCTGCGGGACCGCGTCTTCGCCGCGCTCTGCGTCGCGCTCTTCCTGTTCACGCTGGGCGCCTTCCCGCCCGTGCTCTTCATGGAGGACGTGGCGCAGAGCGAGGGCCTGGTGGACGGCGTCGGCGCCCTGCCGCTGGTGTCCATCGTGGCCGTCGCCACGGCCCCCGGGAAGCTGGCGCTGGGCGCCATGGCGGACCTGCGCTGGGTGAACAGCGCCCACCTGTACGCCTTCACCATGGCGGCCACCGGCCTAGCGCTGCTGCTCATCCCCGCCTCCGGGAGCTACGCCGCCCTGCAGGTGCTCTCCGCCGTGGTGGGCTTCTTCTCCGGGAACTGGTCCATCACGCCCTACATCACCACCAGGCTCGTGGGCATCGACCGGCTGCCCGAGGCCTACGGGGTGCTCATGTTCTTCGGTGGGTTCGGATACCTGCTGGGGCCACCGGTCATGG GCTGGTTCTATGACTGGACTCAGTCCTACGATGTGGCGTTCTACTTCAGCGGGGGCTGCGTGCTCCTGGGGggtctcttcctctttctgtctgctctgCCTTGCTGGGAAAGGACGCAGAGAGAGAAGGCCAGGCCCGAAATCCAGCGCGCCAGCAACTGTGACAAAATGGCATCTGTGGCGTAA